A section of the Spirosoma pollinicola genome encodes:
- a CDS encoding recombinase family protein, whose amino-acid sequence MKKAIAYYRVSTDRQGKSGLGLEAQAEAVSNFAEREGYEVVAIFTETESGKKSQRPELLAALAQCRKERATLVIAKLDRLSRNVAFISNLMESRVDFKAVDNPHANRLMVHLLAAFAEHEREQISTRTKDALAAAKRRGVQLGKHGKEILSQVNATAAVEFATRLRPTIEHLQATGFTTVRAIRDELNRQQIPTYRAGSKWHIPNVYAVLKRLE is encoded by the coding sequence ATGAAGAAAGCGATTGCCTATTATCGGGTATCTACAGATCGCCAGGGCAAAAGTGGTTTAGGGTTAGAAGCTCAAGCCGAAGCTGTCAGCAATTTTGCCGAGCGCGAGGGTTATGAGGTCGTAGCTATTTTTACGGAAACCGAGAGTGGGAAGAAAAGTCAACGCCCCGAATTATTGGCCGCTCTCGCTCAGTGTCGCAAAGAACGGGCTACGTTGGTTATTGCTAAGCTGGATAGGCTGAGTCGTAACGTTGCCTTTATTTCCAATCTGATGGAAAGCCGAGTTGACTTTAAAGCAGTCGATAATCCTCACGCCAACCGGTTGATGGTTCATTTATTAGCAGCCTTTGCCGAGCATGAGCGGGAGCAGATCAGTACTCGGACCAAGGATGCATTAGCCGCAGCGAAACGGCGCGGTGTGCAACTTGGTAAGCATGGGAAAGAGATATTAAGCCAGGTGAATGCAACCGCAGCGGTAGAGTTTGCCACACGTTTACGCCCAACTATTGAACACTTACAAGCCACTGGTTTTACCACTGTTAGGGCTATTCGGGATGAACTAAATCGCCAACAGATTCCTACATACAGAGCGGGCAGCAAATGGCATATTCCGAATGTTTATGCAGTTTTAAAGCGTCTAGAGTAA
- a CDS encoding AAA family ATPase translates to MIFTVGGIKGGTGKTTISTNLAVWLSQRGADVLLVDADEQESASDFTAWREETRKGQLGYTLVQLNGPTVRRQIEQLRPKYDHIVIDTGGRDTASQRAALFVSDIYLIPFAPRSYEIWTLSKVQALLSEIQGSRSIPLQVYSFLNKADTRGADNNEATEVLRENEELNFVDYPVINRKAFATAASKGLSVFEMMPIDEKAVTEVEALFSHVTGIKK, encoded by the coding sequence ATGATTTTCACCGTTGGGGGCATAAAAGGAGGTACGGGTAAAACAACGATATCAACAAATTTAGCTGTGTGGTTATCTCAGCGAGGAGCTGATGTTTTATTAGTAGATGCTGATGAGCAAGAAAGCGCAAGTGATTTTACTGCTTGGCGAGAGGAGACTAGAAAAGGCCAGTTAGGTTATACCCTTGTGCAGCTTAACGGGCCAACCGTTCGCAGACAGATAGAACAGTTACGGCCTAAGTATGATCACATTGTTATTGATACTGGAGGGCGTGACACAGCTAGCCAACGAGCTGCACTTTTTGTTTCGGATATATACTTGATTCCGTTTGCTCCCCGTAGTTACGAGATTTGGACACTCTCTAAAGTACAAGCCTTGTTAAGTGAAATTCAGGGAAGCCGATCCATCCCATTGCAGGTTTATTCCTTCTTGAACAAAGCTGATACGCGTGGAGCTGATAACAATGAAGCAACTGAGGTTTTGCGGGAAAACGAAGAACTGAACTTTGTGGATTACCCAGTGATCAACCGCAAGGCTTTTGCTACCGCAGCCAGTAAAGGGTTGTCCGTTTTTGAAATGATGCCTATCGATGAAAAAGCAGTTACCGAGGTAGAAGCATTATTTAGCCACGTTACAGGTATTAAAAAATAA